A single genomic interval of Peromyscus leucopus breed LL Stock chromosome 7, UCI_PerLeu_2.1, whole genome shotgun sequence harbors:
- the Pik3ip1 gene encoding phosphoinositide-3-kinase-interacting protein 1: MLLAWVHAFLLSNMLLAGAYGSGGCFWDNGHLYREDQPSPAPGLRCLNWLTAQGGRESPTEPSPGNHNYCRNPDRDPRGPWCYISSESGVPEKRPCEDVRCPDTTSQAPAASTSQPEEKSEAPDDEEAQVFPPANVLPARSEAAEVQPVIGISQRVRMNSKEKKDLGTLGYVLGITMMVIIIAIGVGIILGYTYKRGKDLKEQREQKVCEREMQRITLPLSAFTNPTCETTDEKTIIVHSNQTPADPQEGSTLLVGQAGTPGA; encoded by the exons ATGCTGCTGGCTTGGGTACATGCATTTCTTCTCAGCAACATGCTTCTGGCAGGAGCCTATGGATCTGGAG GCTGCTTCTGGGACAACGGCCACCTGTACCGGGAGGACCAGCCCTCGCCCGCGCCGGGCCTCCGCTGCCTCAACTGGTTGACCGCGCAAGGCGGCCGCGAGTCGCCCACCGAGCCCA GCCCTGGCAACCACAACTACTGCCGGAACCCGGACCGGGACCCGCGTGGGCCCTGGTGCTACATCAGCAGCGAGAGCGGCGTCCCCGAGAAGCGGCCTTGCGAGGACGTGCGCTGTCCAG ACACCACTTCCCAAGCACCAGCAGCTTCTACATCACAGCCGGAAGAGAAGTCTGAGGCACCAGATGACGAAGAGGCACAGGTGTTCCCTCCTGCTAATGTCCTGCCGGCCAGGAGCGAGGCAGCAGAGGTACAGCCAGTGATTGGGATCAGTCAGCGTGTGAGGATGAACTCCAAGGAGAAGAAGGACCTGGGAACTCTGG GCTATGTGCTGGGCATTACTATGATGGTGATCATCATTGCCATTGGAGTTGGcatcatcctgggctacacttACAAGAG GGGGAAGGACCTGAAAGAGCAACGCGAGCAGAAAGTGTGTGAGAGGGAGATGCAGCGAATCACCCTGCCGCTGTCTGCCTTCACCAACCCTACCTGTGAGACGACGGACGAAAAGACCATCATTGTACACAGCAACCAGACTCCTGCTGACCCTCAGGAGGGCAGCACCCTCCTTGTGGGCCAGGCTGGCACCCCTGGGGCCTGA
- the Limk2 gene encoding LIM domain kinase 2 isoform X1 → MAALAGEEAWRCQGCGVYVPLSQRLYRTTSEAWHSSCFRCSECQESLTNWYYEKDGKLYCHKDYWAKFGEFCHGCSLLMTGPAMVAGEFKYHPECFACMSCKVIIEDGDAYALVQHATLYCGKCHNEVVLAPMFERLSTESVQDQLPYSVTLISMPAATEATAQCRRGFSVSVESASSNYATTVQVKEVNRMHISPNNRNAIHPGDRILEINGTPVRTLRVEEVEDAINQTSQALQLLIEHDPVPQRLDQLRLDSRLSSHMQSTGHSHTLSTLDSKENQEGTLRRRSLRRSNSISKSPGPSSPKEPLLLSRDISRSESLRCSSSYSQQIFRPCDLIHGEVLGKGFFGQAIKVTHKATGKVMVMKELIRCDEETQKTFLTEVKVMRSLDHPNVLKFIGVLYKDKKLNLLTEYIEGGTLKDFLRNVDPFPWQQKVRFAKGISSGMAYLHSMCIIHRDLNSHNCLIKLDKTVVVADFGLSRLIVEERKRPPVEKATTKKRTLRKSDRKKRYTVVGNPYWMAPEMLNGKSYDETVDVFSFGIVLCEIIGQVYADPDCLPRTLDFGLNVKLFWEKFVPTDCPPAFFPLAAICCKLEPESRPAFSKLEDSFEALSLYLGELAIPLPAELEELDHTVSMEYGLTRDSPP, encoded by the exons GTGTTCAGAATGCCAGGAGTCCCTCACCAACTGGTACTACGAGAAGGATGGGAAGCTGTACTGCCACAAAGACTACTGGGCCAAGTTTGGAGAGTTCTGCCATGGGTGCTCCCTGCTGATGACAGGGCCTGCCATG GTGGCTGGGGAGTTTAAATACCACCcggagtgctttgcctgcatgagCTGCAAGGTGATTATTGAGGATGGGGATGCGTATGCCCTGGTGCAGCATGCTACACTCTACTG tgGGAAGTGCCACAATGAGGTGGTGCTGGCACCCATGTTCGAAAGGCTGTCTACGGAGTCTGTCCAGGACCAGCTGCCCTATTCTGTCACGCTCATCTCCATGCCGGCCGCCACCGAGGCCACCGCCCAGTGCAGACGTGGCTTCTCCGTGTCCGTGGAAAGCGCCTCTTCTAACTATGCCACCACCGTGCAAGTGAAAGA GGTCAACCGGATGCACATCAGTCCCAACAACCGCAATGCCATCCACCCTGGGGACCGCATCCTGGAGATCAATGGGACCCCTGTCCGCACTCTCCGAGTGGAAGAG GTGGAGGATGCGATTAACCAGACAAGCCAGGCACTTCAGCTGCTGATCGAACATGACCCTGTCCCCCAGCGCCTGGACCAGCTGCGGCTGGATAGTCGGCTTTCTTCCCACATGCAGAGTACTggacactctcacacactcagcACCCTGGACAGCAAGGAGAACCAGGAGGGGACACTGAGGAGACGTTCTCTGAG GCGCAGTAACAGCATCTCCAAGTCTCCTGGCCCCAGCTCCCCCAAAGAGCCTCTGCTCCTCAGCCGTGACATCAGCCGCTCGGAATCCCTACGCTGCTCCAGCAGCTACTCACAGCAGATCTTCCGGCCCTGTGACCTGATCCACGGGGAGGTCCTGGGGAAGGGCTTCTTTGGGCAGGCCATCAAG GTGACTCACAAAGCCACCGGCAAAGTGATGGTCATGAAGGAGTTAATACGCTGCGATGAGGAAACACAGAAGACTTTCCTGACTGAG GTGAAAGTGATGCGAAGCCTGGACCACCCTAATGTGCTCAAGTTCATCGGTGTTCTGTACAAGGACAAGAAGCTGAATCTGCTGACAGAGTACATTGAGGGGGGCACACTGAAGGACTTTCTGCGCAATGTG GACCCGTTTCCCTGGCAACAGAAGGTCAGGTTTGCCAAAGGCATCTCCTCTGGAATG GCGTATTTGCACTCCATGTGCATCATCCACCGCGATCTGAACTCGCACAACTGTCTTATCAAGTTG GACAAGACTGTGGTGGTAGCAGACTTTGGACTGTCGCGTCTTATcgtggaagagaggaaaaggccCCCAGTAGAGAAGGCCACCACCAAGAAACGCACCTTACGAAAGAGTGACCGCAAGAAGCGCTACACTGTGGTGGGAAACCCCTACTGGATGGCCCCTGAGATGCTGAATG gcaAGAGCTACGACGAGACGGTGGACGTCTTCTCTTTTGGGATCGTTCTCTGTGAG ATCATTGGGCAGGTGTATGCTGATCCTGATTGCCTGCCCCGCACACTGGACTTCGGCCTCAATGTAAAGCTTTTCTGGGAGAAGTTTGTCCCAACAGactgccccccagccttcttccCCCTGGCTGCTATCTGCTGCAAACTGGAGCCTGAGAGCAG ACCGGCCTTCTCAAAGCTGGAGGACTCCTTTGAGGCACTGTCTCTGtacctgggagagctggccatcCCGCTGCCAGCAGAGCTGGAAGAACTGGACCACACTGTGAGCATGGAGTATGGCCTGACCCGGGACTCGCCACCCTAG
- the Limk2 gene encoding LIM domain kinase 2 isoform X3: MGSYLSVPAYFTSRDPFRCSECQESLTNWYYEKDGKLYCHKDYWAKFGEFCHGCSLLMTGPAMVAGEFKYHPECFACMSCKVIIEDGDAYALVQHATLYCGKCHNEVVLAPMFERLSTESVQDQLPYSVTLISMPAATEATAQCRRGFSVSVESASSNYATTVQVKEVNRMHISPNNRNAIHPGDRILEINGTPVRTLRVEEVEDAINQTSQALQLLIEHDPVPQRLDQLRLDSRLSSHMQSTGHSHTLSTLDSKENQEGTLRRRSLRRSNSISKSPGPSSPKEPLLLSRDISRSESLRCSSSYSQQIFRPCDLIHGEVLGKGFFGQAIKVTHKATGKVMVMKELIRCDEETQKTFLTEVKVMRSLDHPNVLKFIGVLYKDKKLNLLTEYIEGGTLKDFLRNVDPFPWQQKVRFAKGISSGMAYLHSMCIIHRDLNSHNCLIKLDKTVVVADFGLSRLIVEERKRPPVEKATTKKRTLRKSDRKKRYTVVGNPYWMAPEMLNGKSYDETVDVFSFGIVLCEIIGQVYADPDCLPRTLDFGLNVKLFWEKFVPTDCPPAFFPLAAICCKLEPESRPAFSKLEDSFEALSLYLGELAIPLPAELEELDHTVSMEYGLTRDSPP; the protein is encoded by the exons GTGTTCAGAATGCCAGGAGTCCCTCACCAACTGGTACTACGAGAAGGATGGGAAGCTGTACTGCCACAAAGACTACTGGGCCAAGTTTGGAGAGTTCTGCCATGGGTGCTCCCTGCTGATGACAGGGCCTGCCATG GTGGCTGGGGAGTTTAAATACCACCcggagtgctttgcctgcatgagCTGCAAGGTGATTATTGAGGATGGGGATGCGTATGCCCTGGTGCAGCATGCTACACTCTACTG tgGGAAGTGCCACAATGAGGTGGTGCTGGCACCCATGTTCGAAAGGCTGTCTACGGAGTCTGTCCAGGACCAGCTGCCCTATTCTGTCACGCTCATCTCCATGCCGGCCGCCACCGAGGCCACCGCCCAGTGCAGACGTGGCTTCTCCGTGTCCGTGGAAAGCGCCTCTTCTAACTATGCCACCACCGTGCAAGTGAAAGA GGTCAACCGGATGCACATCAGTCCCAACAACCGCAATGCCATCCACCCTGGGGACCGCATCCTGGAGATCAATGGGACCCCTGTCCGCACTCTCCGAGTGGAAGAG GTGGAGGATGCGATTAACCAGACAAGCCAGGCACTTCAGCTGCTGATCGAACATGACCCTGTCCCCCAGCGCCTGGACCAGCTGCGGCTGGATAGTCGGCTTTCTTCCCACATGCAGAGTACTggacactctcacacactcagcACCCTGGACAGCAAGGAGAACCAGGAGGGGACACTGAGGAGACGTTCTCTGAG GCGCAGTAACAGCATCTCCAAGTCTCCTGGCCCCAGCTCCCCCAAAGAGCCTCTGCTCCTCAGCCGTGACATCAGCCGCTCGGAATCCCTACGCTGCTCCAGCAGCTACTCACAGCAGATCTTCCGGCCCTGTGACCTGATCCACGGGGAGGTCCTGGGGAAGGGCTTCTTTGGGCAGGCCATCAAG GTGACTCACAAAGCCACCGGCAAAGTGATGGTCATGAAGGAGTTAATACGCTGCGATGAGGAAACACAGAAGACTTTCCTGACTGAG GTGAAAGTGATGCGAAGCCTGGACCACCCTAATGTGCTCAAGTTCATCGGTGTTCTGTACAAGGACAAGAAGCTGAATCTGCTGACAGAGTACATTGAGGGGGGCACACTGAAGGACTTTCTGCGCAATGTG GACCCGTTTCCCTGGCAACAGAAGGTCAGGTTTGCCAAAGGCATCTCCTCTGGAATG GCGTATTTGCACTCCATGTGCATCATCCACCGCGATCTGAACTCGCACAACTGTCTTATCAAGTTG GACAAGACTGTGGTGGTAGCAGACTTTGGACTGTCGCGTCTTATcgtggaagagaggaaaaggccCCCAGTAGAGAAGGCCACCACCAAGAAACGCACCTTACGAAAGAGTGACCGCAAGAAGCGCTACACTGTGGTGGGAAACCCCTACTGGATGGCCCCTGAGATGCTGAATG gcaAGAGCTACGACGAGACGGTGGACGTCTTCTCTTTTGGGATCGTTCTCTGTGAG ATCATTGGGCAGGTGTATGCTGATCCTGATTGCCTGCCCCGCACACTGGACTTCGGCCTCAATGTAAAGCTTTTCTGGGAGAAGTTTGTCCCAACAGactgccccccagccttcttccCCCTGGCTGCTATCTGCTGCAAACTGGAGCCTGAGAGCAG ACCGGCCTTCTCAAAGCTGGAGGACTCCTTTGAGGCACTGTCTCTGtacctgggagagctggccatcCCGCTGCCAGCAGAGCTGGAAGAACTGGACCACACTGTGAGCATGGAGTATGGCCTGACCCGGGACTCGCCACCCTAG
- the Limk2 gene encoding LIM domain kinase 2 isoform X2, translated as MCPCGSLPGSQGPGVLSLLLLRRQRCSECQESLTNWYYEKDGKLYCHKDYWAKFGEFCHGCSLLMTGPAMVAGEFKYHPECFACMSCKVIIEDGDAYALVQHATLYCGKCHNEVVLAPMFERLSTESVQDQLPYSVTLISMPAATEATAQCRRGFSVSVESASSNYATTVQVKEVNRMHISPNNRNAIHPGDRILEINGTPVRTLRVEEVEDAINQTSQALQLLIEHDPVPQRLDQLRLDSRLSSHMQSTGHSHTLSTLDSKENQEGTLRRRSLRRSNSISKSPGPSSPKEPLLLSRDISRSESLRCSSSYSQQIFRPCDLIHGEVLGKGFFGQAIKVTHKATGKVMVMKELIRCDEETQKTFLTEVKVMRSLDHPNVLKFIGVLYKDKKLNLLTEYIEGGTLKDFLRNVDPFPWQQKVRFAKGISSGMAYLHSMCIIHRDLNSHNCLIKLDKTVVVADFGLSRLIVEERKRPPVEKATTKKRTLRKSDRKKRYTVVGNPYWMAPEMLNGKSYDETVDVFSFGIVLCEIIGQVYADPDCLPRTLDFGLNVKLFWEKFVPTDCPPAFFPLAAICCKLEPESRPAFSKLEDSFEALSLYLGELAIPLPAELEELDHTVSMEYGLTRDSPP; from the exons GTGTTCAGAATGCCAGGAGTCCCTCACCAACTGGTACTACGAGAAGGATGGGAAGCTGTACTGCCACAAAGACTACTGGGCCAAGTTTGGAGAGTTCTGCCATGGGTGCTCCCTGCTGATGACAGGGCCTGCCATG GTGGCTGGGGAGTTTAAATACCACCcggagtgctttgcctgcatgagCTGCAAGGTGATTATTGAGGATGGGGATGCGTATGCCCTGGTGCAGCATGCTACACTCTACTG tgGGAAGTGCCACAATGAGGTGGTGCTGGCACCCATGTTCGAAAGGCTGTCTACGGAGTCTGTCCAGGACCAGCTGCCCTATTCTGTCACGCTCATCTCCATGCCGGCCGCCACCGAGGCCACCGCCCAGTGCAGACGTGGCTTCTCCGTGTCCGTGGAAAGCGCCTCTTCTAACTATGCCACCACCGTGCAAGTGAAAGA GGTCAACCGGATGCACATCAGTCCCAACAACCGCAATGCCATCCACCCTGGGGACCGCATCCTGGAGATCAATGGGACCCCTGTCCGCACTCTCCGAGTGGAAGAG GTGGAGGATGCGATTAACCAGACAAGCCAGGCACTTCAGCTGCTGATCGAACATGACCCTGTCCCCCAGCGCCTGGACCAGCTGCGGCTGGATAGTCGGCTTTCTTCCCACATGCAGAGTACTggacactctcacacactcagcACCCTGGACAGCAAGGAGAACCAGGAGGGGACACTGAGGAGACGTTCTCTGAG GCGCAGTAACAGCATCTCCAAGTCTCCTGGCCCCAGCTCCCCCAAAGAGCCTCTGCTCCTCAGCCGTGACATCAGCCGCTCGGAATCCCTACGCTGCTCCAGCAGCTACTCACAGCAGATCTTCCGGCCCTGTGACCTGATCCACGGGGAGGTCCTGGGGAAGGGCTTCTTTGGGCAGGCCATCAAG GTGACTCACAAAGCCACCGGCAAAGTGATGGTCATGAAGGAGTTAATACGCTGCGATGAGGAAACACAGAAGACTTTCCTGACTGAG GTGAAAGTGATGCGAAGCCTGGACCACCCTAATGTGCTCAAGTTCATCGGTGTTCTGTACAAGGACAAGAAGCTGAATCTGCTGACAGAGTACATTGAGGGGGGCACACTGAAGGACTTTCTGCGCAATGTG GACCCGTTTCCCTGGCAACAGAAGGTCAGGTTTGCCAAAGGCATCTCCTCTGGAATG GCGTATTTGCACTCCATGTGCATCATCCACCGCGATCTGAACTCGCACAACTGTCTTATCAAGTTG GACAAGACTGTGGTGGTAGCAGACTTTGGACTGTCGCGTCTTATcgtggaagagaggaaaaggccCCCAGTAGAGAAGGCCACCACCAAGAAACGCACCTTACGAAAGAGTGACCGCAAGAAGCGCTACACTGTGGTGGGAAACCCCTACTGGATGGCCCCTGAGATGCTGAATG gcaAGAGCTACGACGAGACGGTGGACGTCTTCTCTTTTGGGATCGTTCTCTGTGAG ATCATTGGGCAGGTGTATGCTGATCCTGATTGCCTGCCCCGCACACTGGACTTCGGCCTCAATGTAAAGCTTTTCTGGGAGAAGTTTGTCCCAACAGactgccccccagccttcttccCCCTGGCTGCTATCTGCTGCAAACTGGAGCCTGAGAGCAG ACCGGCCTTCTCAAAGCTGGAGGACTCCTTTGAGGCACTGTCTCTGtacctgggagagctggccatcCCGCTGCCAGCAGAGCTGGAAGAACTGGACCACACTGTGAGCATGGAGTATGGCCTGACCCGGGACTCGCCACCCTAG
- the Limk2 gene encoding LIM domain kinase 2 isoform X4 has protein sequence MHISPNNRNAIHPGDRILEINGTPVRTLRVEEVEDAINQTSQALQLLIEHDPVPQRLDQLRLDSRLSSHMQSTGHSHTLSTLDSKENQEGTLRRRSLRRSNSISKSPGPSSPKEPLLLSRDISRSESLRCSSSYSQQIFRPCDLIHGEVLGKGFFGQAIKVTHKATGKVMVMKELIRCDEETQKTFLTEVKVMRSLDHPNVLKFIGVLYKDKKLNLLTEYIEGGTLKDFLRNVDPFPWQQKVRFAKGISSGMAYLHSMCIIHRDLNSHNCLIKLDKTVVVADFGLSRLIVEERKRPPVEKATTKKRTLRKSDRKKRYTVVGNPYWMAPEMLNGKSYDETVDVFSFGIVLCEIIGQVYADPDCLPRTLDFGLNVKLFWEKFVPTDCPPAFFPLAAICCKLEPESRPAFSKLEDSFEALSLYLGELAIPLPAELEELDHTVSMEYGLTRDSPP, from the exons ATGCACATCAGTCCCAACAACCGCAATGCCATCCACCCTGGGGACCGCATCCTGGAGATCAATGGGACCCCTGTCCGCACTCTCCGAGTGGAAGAG GTGGAGGATGCGATTAACCAGACAAGCCAGGCACTTCAGCTGCTGATCGAACATGACCCTGTCCCCCAGCGCCTGGACCAGCTGCGGCTGGATAGTCGGCTTTCTTCCCACATGCAGAGTACTggacactctcacacactcagcACCCTGGACAGCAAGGAGAACCAGGAGGGGACACTGAGGAGACGTTCTCTGAG GCGCAGTAACAGCATCTCCAAGTCTCCTGGCCCCAGCTCCCCCAAAGAGCCTCTGCTCCTCAGCCGTGACATCAGCCGCTCGGAATCCCTACGCTGCTCCAGCAGCTACTCACAGCAGATCTTCCGGCCCTGTGACCTGATCCACGGGGAGGTCCTGGGGAAGGGCTTCTTTGGGCAGGCCATCAAG GTGACTCACAAAGCCACCGGCAAAGTGATGGTCATGAAGGAGTTAATACGCTGCGATGAGGAAACACAGAAGACTTTCCTGACTGAG GTGAAAGTGATGCGAAGCCTGGACCACCCTAATGTGCTCAAGTTCATCGGTGTTCTGTACAAGGACAAGAAGCTGAATCTGCTGACAGAGTACATTGAGGGGGGCACACTGAAGGACTTTCTGCGCAATGTG GACCCGTTTCCCTGGCAACAGAAGGTCAGGTTTGCCAAAGGCATCTCCTCTGGAATG GCGTATTTGCACTCCATGTGCATCATCCACCGCGATCTGAACTCGCACAACTGTCTTATCAAGTTG GACAAGACTGTGGTGGTAGCAGACTTTGGACTGTCGCGTCTTATcgtggaagagaggaaaaggccCCCAGTAGAGAAGGCCACCACCAAGAAACGCACCTTACGAAAGAGTGACCGCAAGAAGCGCTACACTGTGGTGGGAAACCCCTACTGGATGGCCCCTGAGATGCTGAATG gcaAGAGCTACGACGAGACGGTGGACGTCTTCTCTTTTGGGATCGTTCTCTGTGAG ATCATTGGGCAGGTGTATGCTGATCCTGATTGCCTGCCCCGCACACTGGACTTCGGCCTCAATGTAAAGCTTTTCTGGGAGAAGTTTGTCCCAACAGactgccccccagccttcttccCCCTGGCTGCTATCTGCTGCAAACTGGAGCCTGAGAGCAG ACCGGCCTTCTCAAAGCTGGAGGACTCCTTTGAGGCACTGTCTCTGtacctgggagagctggccatcCCGCTGCCAGCAGAGCTGGAAGAACTGGACCACACTGTGAGCATGGAGTATGGCCTGACCCGGGACTCGCCACCCTAG